One Kitasatospora sp. NBC_01287 DNA window includes the following coding sequences:
- a CDS encoding histidinol-phosphate transaminase, whose amino-acid sequence MKIDDLPVRDELRGQSPYGAPQLDVPVQLNTNENPYQLPEPLVARIAERVTEAARNLNRYPDRDAVELRTELARYLTTTTGHPLGTGQVWAANGSNEVIQQLLQTFGGPGRSALGFEPSYQMHELISRGTGTRWIAGPRRADFTIDVEAALGALAEHRPDVLFICSPNNPTGTAVERGTVLALYEAAQAVKPTIVIVDEAYVEFSHRASLLPLLAGRPLLVVTRTMSKAFGAAGLRLGYLAADPAVVDAVQLVRLPYHLSAVTQATALACLEHTDTLLGYVEKLKAERDRLVEALRAMGLSVTESDSNFIQFGVFADPHAVWRAVLELGVLIRDNGVPGHLRVTAGTPAENDAFLDAVRTVTKDLDAVRTATKEL is encoded by the coding sequence GTGAAGATCGACGACCTCCCGGTCCGCGACGAGCTGCGCGGACAGTCGCCCTACGGCGCCCCGCAGCTGGACGTCCCGGTCCAGCTGAACACCAACGAGAACCCCTACCAGCTGCCCGAGCCGCTGGTGGCCCGGATCGCCGAGCGGGTCACCGAGGCCGCCCGCAACCTCAACCGCTACCCGGACCGGGACGCGGTCGAGCTGCGCACCGAGCTGGCCCGCTACCTGACCACGACCACCGGGCACCCGCTGGGGACCGGCCAGGTCTGGGCGGCCAACGGCTCCAACGAGGTCATCCAGCAGCTGCTGCAGACCTTCGGCGGCCCGGGCCGCAGCGCGCTCGGCTTCGAGCCGTCCTACCAGATGCACGAGCTGATCTCGCGCGGCACCGGCACCCGCTGGATCGCCGGCCCGCGCCGGGCCGACTTCACCATCGACGTCGAGGCCGCGCTCGGCGCGCTCGCCGAGCACCGCCCCGACGTGCTCTTCATCTGCTCGCCGAACAACCCGACCGGCACCGCCGTGGAGCGCGGGACCGTCCTCGCGCTCTACGAGGCCGCGCAGGCGGTCAAGCCGACGATCGTGATCGTGGACGAGGCGTACGTCGAGTTCTCGCACCGCGCCTCGCTGCTGCCGCTGCTGGCCGGCCGCCCGCTGCTGGTGGTCACCCGCACCATGTCGAAGGCCTTCGGCGCGGCCGGCCTGCGGCTGGGCTACCTGGCCGCCGACCCGGCGGTGGTGGACGCCGTGCAGCTGGTCCGGCTGCCCTACCACCTCTCGGCCGTCACCCAGGCGACCGCGCTGGCCTGCCTGGAGCACACCGACACGCTGCTCGGCTACGTGGAGAAGCTCAAGGCGGAGCGCGACCGGCTGGTCGAGGCGCTGCGCGCGATGGGCCTGTCCGTCACCGAGTCGGACTCGAACTTCATCCAGTTCGGCGTCTTCGCCGACCCGCACGCCGTCTGGCGGGCGGTCCTGGAGCTCGGCGTGCTGATCCGCGACAACGGTGTCCCCGGGCACCTGCGCGTCACCGCCGGCACCCCCGCCGAGAACGACGCCTTCCTCGACGCCGTCCGCACGGTCACCAAGGACCTGGACGCCGTCCGCACTGCCACCAAGGAGCTGTAA
- the hisB gene encoding imidazoleglycerol-phosphate dehydratase HisB — MSRIGRVERTTKETTVLVEIDLDGTGRTDISTGVGFYDHMLDQLGRHGLFDLTVKTEGDLHIDTHHTIEDTALALGAAFKQALGDKTGIYRFGNCTVPLDESLAQVTVDLSGRPYLVHTEPENMAPMIGSYDVTMTRHILESFVAQAQIALHVHVPYGRNAHHIVECQFKALARALRYAAEFDPRAKAAGVLPSTKGAL, encoded by the coding sequence ATGTCCCGCATCGGGCGCGTGGAGCGCACCACGAAGGAGACCACGGTCCTGGTCGAGATCGATCTCGACGGCACCGGCCGGACCGACATCTCCACGGGCGTCGGGTTCTACGACCACATGCTCGACCAGCTGGGCCGCCACGGACTCTTCGACCTCACCGTCAAGACCGAGGGCGACCTGCACATCGACACCCACCACACCATCGAGGACACCGCCCTCGCGCTGGGCGCCGCCTTCAAGCAGGCGCTCGGCGACAAGACCGGCATCTACCGCTTCGGCAACTGCACCGTCCCGCTGGACGAGTCGCTGGCCCAGGTGACCGTCGACCTCTCCGGCCGCCCCTACCTGGTGCACACCGAGCCGGAGAACATGGCGCCGATGATCGGCAGCTACGACGTGACGATGACCCGGCACATCCTGGAGTCCTTCGTCGCGCAGGCGCAGATAGCGCTGCACGTGCACGTCCCGTACGGGCGCAACGCGCACCACATCGTCGAGTGCCAGTTCAAGGCGCTGGCCAGGGCGCTGCGCTACGCCGCGGAGTTCGATCCGCGGGCGAAGGCGGCCGGCGTCCTCCCGTCGACCAAGGGTGCGCTGTGA